The Caldicoprobacter guelmensis genomic interval CAGCATGCCCGAGAAGTGCGTAAAATGCGGCAGCACGAGTATAATACAGGACGAGGACGTGCTGGATACCTGGTTTAGCTCGGCGCTGTGGCCTTTCTCCACCTTGGGCTGGCCAGATGAGACCGAGGACCTTAAGTATTTCTATCCCACCAGCGTGCTGGTTACCGGCTATGACATCATATTCTTCTGGGTGGCCAGGATGATATTCTCAGGGTTGGAACACATGGGCGAGATACCTTTTAGATACGTCCTCATCCACGGTATTGTCAGGGACTCGGAAGGGCGTAAGATGAGCAAGTCCCTTGGCAACGGTATAGACCCGCTCAAGGTGATTGAGAAATACGGTGCAGATGCTTTGCGCCTTACCCTTGTGACGGGGAACTCCCCGGGCAACGACATGCGCTTTTACTGGGAGAGGGTGGAAGCCAGCCGTAACTTCTGCAATAAGCTGTGGAATGCCGCCAGGTTTATATTGATGAACATGGAAAACTCCGGAATTGATAAGCCGCGAAAGGGTAAACTGGAACTTCCCGATCGCTGGATCATAAGCAGGTGCAACCGCATCATAAAAGAGGTTACGGAAAACCTGGAGAAGTTTGAGCTGGGTATAGCCGTGCAAAAGCTGTACGACTTTATATGGGATGAATTCTGCGACTGGTACATCGAGCTTGCAAAGCCCGGCCTGTACAGCCAGGACTTAGAGCTTAAGGAGTCCAAGCTGTATACCCTGACCTATGTGCTGGCCAATATACTGAAACTGCTTCATCCGTTTATGCCCTTTATCACCGAGGAGATATGGCAGCACCTGCCCAATCGCGAGTGCGACAGCATTATGGTTTCCTCTTGGCCCAAGGTTAATGAGGAGGAGATAGATGCCCAGACTGAAGAGCAGATGGCCGTTGTGATGGATGCCATAAGGAGCATCAGGAATATAAGGGCCGAGATGGAGGTTCCGCCTTCCCGCAAAGCCAAGGTGATACTGGTTGTTAGTGATGACTGGAGGGATATTTTCGAGAAAAGCACGGCATACTTCGAAAAGCTTGCTTGGGCATCTGAAGTGGTATTGAAGAGGGATAGGGAGGGCGTACCATCCAATGCCGTTTCTGCTGTGACCGACAAAGCGCAGATATTTATGCCCCTTGAGGACCTGGTTGATATTGAAAAGGAGATGGAACGCCTGCTCAAAGAAAAAGCCAATCTCGAGAAGGAGCTGGCGCGAGTCGAAGGTAAGCTTTCCAACCGCAATTTTGTTGAAAAAGCGCCACCGACGGTGGTGGAGGAAGAGCGAAAGAAAAAGGCAAAGTATGAAGACATGATGACTAAGGTGTTGAACCGTATTGAGGTGTTAAACAGCATGAGAAAGTGAATTTACAGGGGGAAGCTAAATGAACTATGAAGAGGCGCTAAAATTTATACACAGCACTTATAGGTTTGGCTCCAAGCTTGGGCTTGAGAACATAAAGGATTTACTAAGGCGGCTAGGCAATCCCCATGAA includes:
- a CDS encoding valine--tRNA ligase, with amino-acid sequence MQEKLLDKTYDPSKVEDRLYRMWMEKGYFRAEVDWSKEPFCVVIPPPNITGELHMGHALNNTLQDILVRWRRMQGYVTLWLPGTDHASIATEVKIVEKLAEEGLTKSDLGREEFLKRAWKWKEQYGGRITQQLKKLGSSLDWSRERFTMDEGCSRAVVEVFVRLYKKGLIYRGDRIINWCPDCRTALSDAEVEHEEEQGNLWYVRYPIKDSDESIMVATTRPETMLGDTAVAVHPEDERYRHLIGKTAILPIMNREIPIIADEYVERGFGTGAVKITPAHDPNDFEVASRHDLPWVCVIDEKGVMNHNAGKYQGMDRYEARKAIVEELQRLGLLVKVESHKHNVGHCYRCGTVVEPLISKQWFVKMKPLAEPAIKVVKEGKIRFVPERFEKVYFNWMENIKDWCISRQLWWGHRIPAYYCQDCGETMVERSMPEKCVKCGSTSIIQDEDVLDTWFSSALWPFSTLGWPDETEDLKYFYPTSVLVTGYDIIFFWVARMIFSGLEHMGEIPFRYVLIHGIVRDSEGRKMSKSLGNGIDPLKVIEKYGADALRLTLVTGNSPGNDMRFYWERVEASRNFCNKLWNAARFILMNMENSGIDKPRKGKLELPDRWIISRCNRIIKEVTENLEKFELGIAVQKLYDFIWDEFCDWYIELAKPGLYSQDLELKESKLYTLTYVLANILKLLHPFMPFITEEIWQHLPNRECDSIMVSSWPKVNEEEIDAQTEEQMAVVMDAIRSIRNIRAEMEVPPSRKAKVILVVSDDWRDIFEKSTAYFEKLAWASEVVLKRDREGVPSNAVSAVTDKAQIFMPLEDLVDIEKEMERLLKEKANLEKELARVEGKLSNRNFVEKAPPTVVEEERKKKAKYEDMMTKVLNRIEVLNSMRK